Proteins from a single region of Hordeum vulgare subsp. vulgare chromosome 6H, MorexV3_pseudomolecules_assembly, whole genome shotgun sequence:
- the LOC123403116 gene encoding ervatamin-B-like, whose product MSGNTIMFSTSRCSSLGLYVLLATSCLLLAGCSSESLLTSDVLPSEQSDIDTDNHQDLMMDRFHVWMTVHNRSYSTAGEKARRFEVYRSNMRFIEAVNAEAATSGLTYELGEGPFTDLTNEEFMELYTGQILEDDQSEDGDDDEQIITTHAGSIDGLGTHKGATVYANFSASAPRSIDWRKRGVVTPVKNQKQCGSCWAFPTVATIEGIHKIKRGTLVSLSEQQLIDCDYLDNGCKGGLVTRAFQWIKKNGGITSTSSYKYKAVRGRCLRNRKPAAKIVGFRKVKSNSEVSLMNAVANQPVAVSISSHSSHFHHYKGGIYNGPCSTTKLNHAVTVVGYGQQQQNGADSVHASAPGAKYWIVKNSWGTTWGDKGYILMKRGTKHSSGQCGIATRPVFPLMKGGRSTD is encoded by the exons ATGAGTGGTAACACGATCATGTTCTCCACTTCTAGATGTTCATCATTAGGGCTCTATGTGCTCCTTGCCACAAGCTGCCTATTACTAGCTGGCTGCTCTTCAGAGTCGCTGCTGACAAGTGATGTTCTTCCAAGTGAGCAGTCGGACATCGACACCGACAACCACCAAGATCTGATGATGGACCGTTTCCACGTGTGGATGACGGTGCACAACAGATCCTACTCCACCGCCGGTGAGAAGGCTCGCCGGTTTGAGGTATACAGGAGCAACATGAGGTTCATAGAGGCCGTAAATGCCGAGGCGGCCACCTCTGGGCTCACGTACGAGCTTGGGGAGGGCCCCTTCACCGACCTTACAAATGAAGAGTTCATGGAGCTATACACCGGGCAGATTTTGGAGGATGACCAATCGGAAGATGGTGACGACGACGAGCAGATTATCACCACCCATGCTGGGTCTATAGATGGCTTGGGCACACATAAGGGTGCCACCGTGTACGCCAACTTCTCGGCCAGCGCGCCAAGGAGCATCGACTGGAGGAAGAGAGGCGTCGTCACCCCGGTTAAAAACCAAAAGCAATGTG GATCTTGCTGGGCATTCCCCACCGTCGCTACAATTGAAGGAATACACAAGATCAAGAGAGGGACTCTGGTGTCTCTGTCGGAGCAACAGCTGATAGATTGCGACTACCTTGATAATGGTTGCAAAGGTGGCCTGGTGACCAGAGCTTTCCAGTGGATCAAAAAGAATGGAGGGATCACCAGCACATCTTCCTACAAATACAAGGCCGTCAGAGGTCGGTGCTTGAGGAACCGTAAACCGGCGGCAAAGATCGTTGGCTTCAGGAAAGTCAAGAGCAATAGCGAGGTGTCGCTGATGAACGCTGTGGCAAACCAACCTGTGGCAGTTTCCATCTCGTCACATAGCAGTCACTTCCACCACTACAAGGGAGGAATCTACAACGGGCCATGTAGTACAACTAAACTGAACCATGCCGTCACCGTTGTAGGTTAtgggcaacaacaacaaaatgggGCTGACTCAGTACATGCGTCCGCCCCTGGAGCCAAGTATTGGATCGTGAAGAACTCGTGGGGGACAACATGGGGCGACAAAGGCTACATACTAATGAAGAGGGGAACAAAGCATTCATCAGGGCAGTGTGGCATTGCAACACGCCCAGTCTTTCCTCTTATGAAAGGTGGTAGATCGACTGATTAA
- the LOC123406055 gene encoding putative serpin-Z12 has translation MSRLGKAVLPCLVLFAAWLLCWTLLADTVGRDASGNASGLNLAREVGVREAAGNFVVSPLSIHAALAMVTAGARGETRRELLELLGSASLDDLHSAPAIKLVGRLNGLNQTSFASGVWVDQRQALRPEFVATGASRYVATAESVDFVSAAELARQRVNSFVADKTNQRIHDVLPPGSVDSSTSVVLANALYFKGAWRRPFDVFTAPFHVPGGTTVRVPSMTTVGSQHIALYPGFRALKLPYRNDGNSFQRQAAALYMLILLPDSATLSLTDLYDKVVSSPEFIREHTPEEEVEVGRFMVPKFKFTTEFEASSDMQKLGATRAFSDGDFSGMLSGEDGRLSIGGVYHKATIEVDEQGTVAAAATAISICGSALGSEPPHHVDFVADRPFLFAVVEEMTGTTMFLGHVVNPLAS, from the coding sequence ATGTCGCGCCTCGGGAAGGCCGTGCTCCCCTGCTTGGTGCTGTTCGCCGCATGGCTCCTCTGCTGGACCCTCCTCGCCGACACGGTAGGCCGCGACGCGTCCGGGAACGCGTCGGGCCTGAACCTCGCCAGGGAGGTCGGCGTCCGGGAAGCGGCCGGCAACTTCGTCGTCTCGCCGCTGTCGATCCACGCGGCGCTCGCGATGGTGACCGCGGGCGCGCGGGGCGAGACGcgcagggagctcctggagctcctcgGGTCAGCTTCGCTCGACGATCTGCACAGCGCGCCGGCGATCAAGCTTGTCGGCAGGCTCAACGGCCTCAATCAGACGTCCTTCGCCTCCGGCGTGTGGGTCGACCAGAGGCAGGCGCTCAGGCCAGAGTTCGTGGCCACCGGCGCGTCCCGGTACGTCGCGACGGCGGAATCCGTCGACTTCGTGTCGGCGGCCGAGCTGGCGAGGCAGCGCGTGAACTCCTTCGTGGCGGACAAGACGAACCAGCGCATCCATGACGTCCTCCCTCCCGGCTCCGTCGACTCGTCCACGTCCGTCGTCCTCGCCAACGCGCTCTACTTCAAAGGAGCGTGGCGTCGACCGTTCGACGTCTTCACCGCGCCGTTCCATGTCCCTGGCGGCACCACCGTGCGCGTGCCGTCCATGACGACAGTCGGGTCACAGCACATCGCGCTCTACCCAGGATTCAGGGCCCTCAAGCTGCCCTACAGGAACGACGGCAACAGCTTCCAGCGTCAAGCTGCTGCCTTATACATGCTCATCCTTCTCCCGGACAGCGCCACTCTCAGCCTCACCGATCTCTACGACAAGGTGGTGTCGTCGCCGGAGTTCATCAGGGAGCACACGCCAGAAGAGGAGGTTGAAGTAGGGCGGTTCATGGTCCCCAAGTTCAAGTTCACGACGGAGTTTGAGGCGTCATCGGACATGCAGAAGCTTGGTGCCACAAGGGCTTTCTCGGACGGTGACTTCTCAGGTATGTTGAGCGGTGAAGATGGGCGGCTCTCCATCGGCGGGGTGTACCATAAGGCCACCATCGAGGTGGACGAGCAAGGCACCGTGGCCGCTGCTGCCACGGCCATTAGCATTTGCGGTAGCGCGCTTGGAAGCGAACCACCGCATCATGTGGATTTTGTGGCGGATCGGCCCTTCTTGTTTGCCGTGGTTGAGGAGATGACAGGCACAACGATGTTCCTTGGTCATGTGGTTAATCCTCTCGCTAGTTGA